In Verrucomicrobiia bacterium, a single window of DNA contains:
- a CDS encoding ABC transporter permease — MNDLRFALRQLLKHPGFTAVAVLTLALGIGVNTSMFSGLHSLLMPEQPYPEADRLVRVFRTSPHSQRWPHSPANFLDQRDQNAVFTHLAATTSRPANLSEAGQPAERLRTVQVTADLIPMLGIQPRFGRAFLPEESQPGRSDVVLLNHAFWLRRFNADAGIVGATIRLDGAPVTVVGVMPPEFADRQTWGRADLIRPLAFSDAESAVRGNHYLDVFARLKPGVSLAQANAGLATLAAHLRGEHPDTNTDSGLRVAPLATSRMDPRGQIMLWLIMGLAGFVLLIACANLANLQFARTALRSRELAIRGALGAPRGRLLRQLLKENLLLAVLGGGFGVLLAYGTNQWLAHRLTEDGRPLLQLELNVTVLAFAFLASTLSGLAFGLLPAWLASRTDLNATLKQGPRDGDGGTSRHRLRHGLIIAQVAMALMLLTGAGLVMNGLSRFSASDPGWRIDGLHAGYLNLSGTAYPDGEARRRFAERLQDQLAALPGVDRAALANALPVSGARSHIGLSIESPASPVTGTLSALASVSPDYFATLGIRLLDGREFATTDTAERSAVVIINESFARAFWPNGSALGQRIGQPDAWQEIVGVVADIRSATDPGEPTTRLQCYRPLAQDPASSLAVAVRGHVTGETLRRAVAELDPDLPLSEAGSVRAQVGRFFDQAAVAGGLLAAFAGLGLLLAALGTYGVIAGYVAQRTREIGVRMALGAQIRDVLSLVLGRGLRLTAAGLVLGGLGAVALARILASITPGLKPNAPGVVVLASALLLVVAFTASWLPARRAARVDPMEALRCE, encoded by the coding sequence ATGAACGACCTCCGATTCGCCCTCCGACAGTTGCTGAAACACCCCGGCTTCACCGCGGTGGCCGTGCTCACGCTGGCGCTCGGCATTGGTGTGAACACCTCGATGTTCAGCGGTCTGCATTCGCTGTTGATGCCCGAGCAGCCGTATCCCGAAGCCGACCGCCTGGTGCGCGTGTTTCGCACGTCGCCCCATTCCCAACGCTGGCCGCATTCCCCGGCCAACTTCCTCGATCAACGCGATCAGAACGCGGTTTTCACCCATCTGGCCGCCACCACCTCGCGTCCCGCCAATCTGTCCGAAGCGGGTCAACCGGCCGAACGCCTGCGCACGGTGCAGGTCACCGCCGACCTGATCCCGATGCTCGGCATCCAGCCGAGGTTCGGTCGTGCCTTCCTCCCGGAGGAAAGCCAGCCCGGCCGCAGCGACGTCGTGCTCCTGAACCACGCCTTCTGGCTGAGGCGGTTCAATGCGGACGCCGGCATTGTCGGCGCCACGATCCGCCTGGATGGCGCGCCCGTCACGGTCGTCGGCGTGATGCCCCCGGAGTTTGCCGACCGCCAGACCTGGGGCAGGGCCGATCTGATCCGGCCGCTGGCGTTCAGTGACGCCGAAAGCGCGGTGCGCGGGAATCATTACCTCGACGTATTCGCCCGCCTGAAGCCCGGCGTCTCGCTGGCCCAGGCCAATGCAGGCCTCGCCACGCTCGCCGCACACCTTCGCGGGGAGCATCCGGACACCAACACGGACAGCGGCCTCCGGGTTGCGCCCCTGGCGACGTCCCGCATGGACCCGCGCGGTCAGATCATGCTCTGGCTGATCATGGGCCTCGCGGGCTTCGTGCTGCTGATCGCCTGCGCGAATCTCGCCAACCTCCAGTTCGCCCGCACCGCGCTGCGTTCGCGGGAACTCGCCATCCGCGGTGCCCTTGGGGCGCCGCGTGGCCGGTTGCTCCGCCAGTTGCTCAAAGAGAATCTCCTCCTCGCCGTGCTCGGCGGTGGGTTCGGCGTGCTGCTGGCCTACGGGACGAATCAATGGCTCGCCCATCGCCTGACCGAGGACGGCCGCCCCTTGCTGCAGCTTGAACTCAACGTCACGGTGCTGGCCTTTGCGTTTCTGGCTTCCACGCTTTCGGGTCTCGCCTTCGGACTCCTGCCCGCCTGGCTGGCCTCCCGCACCGATCTCAACGCCACCTTGAAGCAAGGACCCCGCGACGGGGACGGCGGTACCTCCCGCCACCGGCTTCGCCACGGCCTGATCATCGCGCAGGTCGCGATGGCCCTCATGCTCCTTACGGGAGCGGGTCTGGTGATGAACGGGTTGAGCCGCTTCAGCGCATCCGATCCCGGCTGGCGCATCGACGGCCTTCACGCCGGTTACCTGAATCTCTCGGGCACGGCCTATCCCGACGGCGAGGCCCGACGCCGCTTCGCGGAGCGTCTCCAGGATCAACTCGCCGCCCTGCCCGGAGTGGATCGTGCCGCCCTTGCCAACGCCCTGCCGGTCTCGGGCGCCCGCAGTCACATCGGCCTGTCGATCGAATCCCCGGCCTCTCCCGTGACCGGCACCCTCAGCGCTCTGGCATCCGTGTCGCCCGACTACTTCGCGACACTCGGCATCCGGTTGCTGGACGGACGCGAATTCGCCACGACCGACACCGCTGAACGTTCCGCCGTGGTCATCATCAATGAATCGTTCGCCCGCGCCTTCTGGCCCAATGGGTCGGCTCTGGGACAGCGCATCGGCCAGCCAGACGCCTGGCAGGAAATCGTCGGCGTGGTGGCCGACATCCGGTCCGCCACCGATCCCGGTGAACCCACCACGCGCCTTCAATGCTACCGTCCCCTCGCCCAGGATCCTGCCTCCAGCCTGGCCGTGGCAGTGCGGGGACATGTCACGGGCGAAACACTGCGCCGCGCCGTGGCAGAACTCGATCCCGACCTGCCGCTGAGCGAAGCCGGCTCCGTGCGCGCCCAGGTGGGGCGGTTCTTCGACCAGGCCGCCGTTGCCGGCGGGCTGCTGGCGGCGTTCGCGGGACTCGGATTGCTCCTGGCCGCGTTGGGTACCTACGGCGTGATCGCGGGATACGTCGCGCAACGGACCCGCGAAATTGGCGTGCGCATGGCGCTCGGCGCGCAGATTCGCGATGTGCTTTCCCTCGTGTTGGGAAGGGGGCTGAGATTGACCGCTGCAGGCCTCGTGCTCGGAGGTCTCGGCGCCGTCGCTCTGGCCCGCATCCTGGCGTCGATCACCCCGGGTTTGAAACCGAACGCCCCCGGCGTGGTCGTCCTCGCCAGCGCCCTGCTGCTCGTCGTCGCCTTCACCGCCTCCTGGCTGCCCGCCCGGCGCGCGGCCAGGGTCGATCCAATGGAGGCGCTGCGTTGTGAGTGA